In Podospora pseudopauciseta strain CBS 411.78 chromosome 2 map unlocalized CBS411.78m_2, whole genome shotgun sequence, the genomic stretch TTAAGTCAGGGGTCCAAGGGGTGCCAACTGAATTATGTCAAAAAAGCCACGCCGTGTCGTTGAGTACAAGGCTGGCTGGCGTCGCTGGCGTCTCTCTGCGCGCGTGCAGATACACGCACgtcggtaaataaataaaaagccGTTTACTGTATCGTCGATATCGTCGTTGCTGTTAATGATATTGTCGACAGTAAtatcctctccatctctctcaacaacctaTACAAAAGTTGGAGCTTGGGAAGGGTCTGTCCCCCCAAAAAGAACAACCCCAGCGGCCgtaacaacagcagcactAGACTACCGTTTCCGTCTCGGCAGCGTCGACAGCAGCACTATGTTCTCGTTGAAGGATGATGGTTGTGGTCGTCGTTGGTGTAGTAGCTGTACAACCCTAACCGCCATCTCGAATCTCTGGCAGCGGTTCCTGTCAAGTCTGTGCGTTCTTGGACACAAAGCTGACACCATGCCACACAATCACCGGTAGAACGGAAAGAAACTCGTGTGCGTCCTTCTCAATCAAGCGGAATTCGGATGGCAATCAAGTTCCTGTGCCTGTCCTGTGTCTGAGTGTGTGGTGCTGCGACTCGGCAAACGTGTGAACCCAGGGTAACCGTTGTTTCGTGCAAAGTGCCGAGGCAAAAGAAATCGTTGCCAAAACAGTATAAAATATGCTTGATGCGCTTGATGTGTGAAACAGGCGTACTTTCTCTCCCACTTCTCGCCGTTCTGTCCGTCTGATCTAATGATAACTGGCTCTCGGTATTCGGATTTGGATTTCCCTTCCTTTttctcaccccctccaggAACTAATTCGGGTAGTGGTAAGGTATCTTTCAAAACAGGTGTCCCCCTGGCAGGGTGAAACCAGTTCACTGTGTGGTGTTTTGCAGGGCCATGAGTCGTGATAGCAAATATATCGTGGGGTGTGGCGGGAGACAAGACCCCTGCTGCAAGTGTATGAGGGTAGGGTTCAATATTAAGGTTTTTACAACCACCAGTACCGATGTGCCTCCTTGGCCAATGACATCAAAGCCTGGGACAAATTGTCAGAATCGAGCTTCGGTGAAAAGAGGAACGAATCGATATcgtcaaaaaagaaaaaggcctCGACGCCACAAAATTCTGTGATTTGTGACCTGTGCGTGTGTATGTGTGCCAAAAGACTCGAGCAGAAGCAGTAAGAAAAAGCCAAGGTGTGTGGAGTGGCGGTGGTATGGGGAGGTCGGAAAGATGGGACGAAAGCGAGAAAAAAACCTGCTTATATCTTACAACAATTGTTATGATTATGGATATCCTTTTTTCAAAGATTTTCCCCTTGTGCATGGATGggtctccctcctcataaAGTGTAATAAGTATCCAGCAGCGAGTGTGTGCCCGGATTTGCAACTTTTCCATTACCACTCCACTACTCACCgcttgctctctctctctcggctcctccccctcactcTCCATCTCTACAACTCATACGAGAAATGCCGTTATGCGAAGCACTGCCCACTTTGCCCCAGCtttttcttcatcttcaatGGCCCCCAGCATTTTTGTTAAACCTTAAATCCTTCGCTTAACCCACTACTCTTGCGTGAATGATGTGATAAACTCTTTGCCTGCCCTTTTCCCGAGCGAGACAAAATTCCACCCCTCCTTCGGAGGAAcaactcccctccccccccaagccACCAAACTTGATAAAACCCGCATGATGCAAACTCTCATCCTATTAACTACCCCTTCAATTCCTCACAAGGAGGTCAGTGGctttctcaccaccccccatccGCCTACCTTTTCCCTAATCATCCTCCCGCCGCTCCTTGTTGGTCATCTGTCTTCGTTGTCGTCAGGTTGTCAAAAGTCTGGGCAATGACATAGCCCACCCCAAACCgtcccaaccccagcaaGCACGTGGACCAATCACCGCCCCCTTCGGCTGGCAAAGTCCCCGACCGCCCGGCTCCAAAGCAGTGTCTTGGCAGAGCCCTGTGACACATTGACCATTCAACCGCACATCGCGCGCCGCCGCGTTGCCGAGACATTCTCAACCtcacaaaacaacaaccgcaTCGTTAATTGCTGTATGTAGCGGCGGCgatcccccccctctcctcctcaaatgGAGGGGCAACCAAAGCAGCAGCCCAGGTACGCCCATGATAAGGGTTCTTTCCAGTAAAACAAGAACTACTTGAAAAATCCCGCCATGCCACAAGCTTAGGCGAGCGGAATACAAAACCTAGATTTCGCTTCCCTCCTCACGTTAATTGGCTCTACTATCGGTGCCTGAAAGCTCCTCGCCCCAGCGAGTCGGAATCTGCCTGCCGGCCTAATAACAAAAAGTGCATGTTTGCCTTATGTATGAAGAAAGCCTGGATATTTTACCTCATTTGAGAGATGTGCAATTCTTGCCTGAGGAATAACGATAAgcaaaacaaaccaaaaaaaaaaaaaaaaaaataactcCTCacagcccatcatcatcgtcggtgAGAaaccaaaagaaacaaagtTAAAGTTTCAAAAGTAGCTCCTCTCTGGTCCCGCCAGCGATGACGTCTCCTGCGGAACCCATCGTTGTGTCATCCAGGGACCAGGGCAAGTTGCTCCGCTGGTGGCTGCTGTCGTGCTTGTGAAATGCTATCGATGTTGTTTCACTTTCTTTGCTGACCAGACTCCCGTGCCTGGCCACTGAAAAAATAGATTCTGTACAGACAGGATGACAGACATATGACTTCCTGtccgcccccttttccagaAAAGTCCACCCTTCCAAACACCACAACAAAGAATTCCAACCGTGGCTATGACCTCACAGATAAACATCAGGTGGacgcaccatcaccagccttGCCGTCCCTGTTTGCTCAATTCCAGAAAACCACCTATTCACCGCCCAGACTTTCTTTGTACAGATATGGGTATCTTTCCCGATAATTACAGCAACGCCCGGCATGACCAGACAAGCAAGCATCTCATCCAAATGGCGTCAACTCCGATAGTTCTACCCAGTATTCGGCGCCCCAGCTAGGAAAAAGTCCAGCTCATTACCCGTACCCATCACAGACTCATTTTCGGCCAATTGTTCGAGAAGGCTGAGAAAAGGGTCTTTTTCATCACCTGCGGTGCCCGCAGTTCCTACACTTTCGCTTGGCGTAATCCCGGTTGGGCTTGTCACCATCGCCCCTTTTCCGTTGCCTGCTTCTTCACCGTGGTGCCACTGTGTGGGTGTCGAAAAAGTGTTGGTAGGGAGCTCACCAAACATCGGGTCAAAGCCTTGGTGTGGGCCACCTGTGCCCGGTGTTGTGGGGTTTCGATATCCTGAAAAGTTGAATGACGGACTGAATAGGCCGCTCGACATGCTGCTCAACCCAGCCGGGAGTTCGCCAGgatgccctcctcccattgAAAACCCACCCATTGCGTGCGGTGCGCTTTGTTCATGCATGCCGTGGAATCCACCCGTCAATGAATGTGGTGTGTGTAGCATATTTGGCGACTGCTGCGACGACATGGACGCTGCTGAGAATGAGTGGCGATGGGCACTGGATGGTGTTGACAACACTGGTGCTGTTGCCACTTTTAAACTGCTGTTCAAAGACAAAAGATTGCGTAGATCTGGCCTCTTCCTGCCCGAAGGCGCTGTATTCTTTCTCTTGAGGTTCGGTCGAGATGGCCCTGCATCGCCCGCTGTGAGACGCGGCGCGTAGAGATCTTGACCAGTGTACGCATCAGCAGTAAAGTCGACAACCACATCCGAAAGGTTCAAGTTGGCGGCATCAAAACTAAATGCTTGGCCTCCCGGGCTGGTGGTACCCGAGTAACGATCAAAAAAGTCCTCCAGATGGAATACCGGGGACTGGCGCATggcgttgctgttgtggctCTTGAAAAGTCCCGAGTGAGCATTGTACATGCCCTGTAGTGTCTCCCGTTGATGTTGAACACTCGCCCAGGCATACCGCAGTTCACTCAGCTGCTGCATCTCTCGCGAGAGAAACTCTGCCGAGGAACTAAACACATTCATTTCGCCTGTATTTCCCACCCTGCTGTAGTGAGCGCCGTGTATGTGGACTGTCCCTGCTGTGGATATACAAAATCCAACAAATGCCGGCCATTCGATCGATGCTGTCCGCTTTCCGACCTCCACAAGTTCTGCGATAGCGTTCGCATGGAGGAAACACATGTTGGTGGCTTCTATCTGCCATGACTGGTGCTGCCCTGTCCCAGTAAGTTCCGATAGATCGATCGGTAGAAATGGTCGGTATATAAGGCAGTGAATAAGATGGTAAACAAGCTTGCTCAATACAAGCACGGTGGAGTCAGGCTGGCCAAAAAGTGAATCCAGGCTTGAAAACACATCCTGCGTCCCGGATGCCCACACATCTAGGTCTTGGCGGATCTTTGAGAGATTGGATAGAGAGTGCCATGGAAAATGCGAATCTCCTTTGACGCCCCCAGCTGCCAGGTACTGGTTTGTTGTTCCCAAGATGCGACAAATGTCGATGAGCATGCCGCTGCTTCCTTGAGCTTTCTTTCCTGTGCCCTGTAAATATTGCAGATTGGTGTAGCTCTGAAAATAATCCCCATCGGCCGGTAGCGACCCGGGAACGGGCAACCACGACGGGAGCCTCAAGATGATGGCTCTGTCTGCGATCAAGGAAGGGCGTTTTGACCCGCAGGCCATGAACCGGTCGAGCAGATAGCAGCTCCAAAACAATTTTCGTCGTGTCTCTCGCTCGGTTGGCGTAACTCTTGCGTTGGCATCCATCTCTCTGTGTAGTTCGAGTGCCATGGCCATCCCAACCGCACTTGCTAGTTCTAGTCAGCTTCAGTACACAGGCACTGTCACGGCATCAAATGCGTACTCAGCAACATGTATGCCCTTTTGCCTTTGCCAGCCGCAGTGAATGCGGTGACCAGCAGCACGAGCGCCTGTAGGGCATCGACTGACGGCTCATCTGTGTCGATTTCCAATCTCGACCGAGTGGCATAGTCTTCACTGAGCTTTACAGCTGACTGATAGCCACTGGGATGAGGGGTATATCTATGATCGGGGTCAGTCGAGATTACCGCGGGACAGATCGGTGGCAGTAAAGGCGCTCACCTCGCTGCTACCGCAAAAATGGCATGTATGAGATAATCAGGAGCTTGACTgagttgtcgtcgttgccTCAGCGTAGATTCGTCCAAGATATGAAATGGCTTGTCATGGAGGCGACTGAAGTAAGTATCGAGAAGATCATCCGGCTGAACCTCAGGGGATGGCGGGCTAGTTCAACAGCGAACTGTCAGATTTCTCCGACCAACAACGCAACATGGATAGCCAGGGCAAGAGCAGCATACCTCGAGTCTATTGGTGAGAAAATGGCTAGGTCCTCACTTTCGTGGCTAGCCTCACTTGGTCCCGCTTGTTGCTCTGGTTTGTCATCTGTTTTTGtgcctgttgttgctgttggagaCACCGACTCATCAGAGATATTGGTA encodes the following:
- a CDS encoding uncharacterized protein (COG:K; EggNog:ENOG503NYMD), translating into MMAQAYDPGAVAALPRMHPPGMSRPQVSIERLPTRRMSNEPRESMNCKSCRKRKIKCNRLRPACEACQVFQCPCVYDAVPKKRGPKTDVLEALLKRVDGLEARLKEKKTDPEASTSENPPTNISDESVSPTATTGTKTDDKPEQQAGPSEASHESEDLAIFSPIDSSPPSPEVQPDDLLDTYFSRLHDKPFHILDESTLRQRRQLSQAPDYLIHAIFAVAARYTPHPSGYQSAVKLSEDYATRSRLEIDTDEPSVDALQALVLLVTAFTAAGKGKRAYMLLTSAVGMAMALELHREMDANARVTPTERETRRKLFWSCYLLDRFMACGSKRPSLIADRAIILRLPSWLPVPGSLPADGDYFQSYTNLQYLQGTGKKAQGSSGMLIDICRILGTTNQYLAAGGVKGDSHFPWHSLSNLSKIRQDLDVWASGTQDVFSSLDSLFGQPDSTVLVLSKLVYHLIHCLIYRPFLPIDLSELTGTGQHQSWQIEATNMCFLHANAIAELVEVGKRTASIEWPAFVGFCISTAGTVHIHGAHYSRVGNTGEMNVFSSSAEFLSREMQQLSELRYAWASVQHQRETLQGMYNAHSGLFKSHNSNAMRQSPVFHLEDFFDRYSGTTSPGGQAFSFDAANLNLSDVVVDFTADAYTGQDLYAPRLTAGDAGPSRPNLKRKNTAPSGRKRPDLRNLLSLNSSLKVATAPVLSTPSSAHRHSFSAASMSSQQSPNMLHTPHSLTGGFHGMHEQSAPHAMGGFSMGGGHPGELPAGLSSMSSGLFSPSFNFSGYRNPTTPGTGGPHQGFDPMFGELPTNTFSTPTQWHHGEEAGNGKGAMVTSPTGITPSESVGTAGTAGDEKDPFLSLLEQLAENESVMGTGNELDFFLAGAPNTG